The Bacteroidota bacterium genome has a window encoding:
- the pyrF gene encoding orotidine-5'-phosphate decarboxylase has product MNFTEKIRKIQHKQNSLLCIGLDTDIKKIPKHLLKAGNPLLEFNKIVIDATKDLVCAYKLNLAFYEEHGAKGWDTIEKTLELIPEGIITIADGKRGDIGNTAEKQASALLHKLNFTSATISPYMGFDAIEPFTTSQHKGAFVLCVTSNSGAKDFQHLKISGKPLYEHVAIKSKKWNANNNIGLVVGATRISELKKIRNIVPEMPFLIPGVGAQKGDLEQSVKSGCTNEGDLAIINIGRSIIYVSMQRIFDKKVRESAEYYSHTINYYRKKYYSIV; this is encoded by the coding sequence ATGAACTTTACAGAAAAAATTAGAAAAATTCAGCACAAACAAAACTCGTTGTTGTGTATCGGACTTGATACTGATATCAAGAAGATTCCGAAACATCTTCTGAAAGCTGGAAACCCTCTGCTTGAGTTCAACAAAATCGTGATTGACGCTACCAAAGATTTAGTCTGTGCATATAAGCTTAACCTGGCTTTTTACGAAGAGCATGGAGCCAAAGGTTGGGACACAATTGAAAAGACACTTGAGTTAATTCCCGAAGGCATCATTACAATCGCCGATGGCAAGCGTGGCGACATTGGCAACACAGCTGAAAAACAAGCATCAGCGCTACTTCATAAACTAAATTTTACATCTGCTACAATCAGCCCTTATATGGGTTTCGATGCAATCGAACCTTTCACAACATCGCAGCATAAAGGTGCATTCGTACTTTGTGTAACATCAAATTCAGGTGCAAAGGATTTTCAGCATTTGAAAATTTCGGGCAAACCGCTTTACGAACATGTCGCTATAAAATCAAAAAAGTGGAATGCCAATAACAATATCGGACTTGTTGTTGGGGCAACGCGAATATCCGAATTAAAAAAAATTCGGAATATTGTACCCGAAATGCCGTTCCTGATTCCGGGTGTCGGTGCACAAAAAGGCGATTTAGAACAATCTGTAAAATCCGGATGTACAAACGAGGGGGACTTAGCGATCATCAATATCGGCAGAAGTATCATTTACGTTTCGATGCAAAGAATATTCGATAAAAAAGTAAGAGAGTCGGCAGAATATTACTCTCACACGATTAATTATTATAGAAAGAAATATTATTCGATAGTTTAA